A section of the Lynx canadensis isolate LIC74 chromosome A1, mLynCan4.pri.v2, whole genome shotgun sequence genome encodes:
- the LOC115514688 gene encoding TIR domain-containing adapter molecule 2, whose protein sequence is MLIMGVGKSKIDPCPLSLPWGKSPSVDMSQRPHEADSKKSDDISLHDIAEHSHGALTPSGEREGTEATEEVPEEDEEEVFLKFVILHAEDDTDEALRVQNLLQNDFGIKPGIIFAEMPCGRQHLQNLDDAVNGSAWTILLLTENFLRDTWCKFQFYTSLMNSVNRQHKYNSVIPLRPLNNPLPRERTPFALRTINALEEESRGFPTQVERIFQESVYKIQQSIWKETRTTLQRQSIA, encoded by the coding sequence ATGTTGATAATGGGTGTCGGGAAGTCTAAAATAgacccctgccctctctctctgccctggggTAAAAGTCCCAGTGTGGATATGAGTCAGAGACCTCATGAGGCAGATTCCAAGAAATCCGACGACATCTCCCTGCATGACATTGCCGAGCATAGCCACGGTGCCCTGACGCCCTCTGGAGAGCGGGAGGGCACTGAGGCCACAGAAGAGGTGCCCgaagaggatgaagaggaggTGTTCCTCAAGTTTGTGATACTGCACGCAGAAGATGACACAGACGAGGCCCTCAGAGTCCAGAATCTGCTACAAAATGACTTCGGCATCAAACCCGGAATAATCTTCGCCGAGATGCCGTGCGGCAGACAGCACCTGCAGAACTTAGACGACGCCGTAAACGGGTCTGCCTGGACCATCTTACTGTTGACCGAAAACTTTTTAAGAGACACCTGGTGTAAATTCCAGTTCTACACGTCCCTCATGAACTCCGTGAACAGGCAGCACAAGTACAACTCCGTCATACCCCTGCGGCCCCTGAATAATCCCCTGCCCCGAGAAAGGACTCCCTTTGCTCTGCGAACCATCAATGCCCTAGAGGAAGAAAGCCGTGGCTTTCCTACACAAGTGGAAAGGATTTTCCAGGAGTCTGTGTATAAGATACAACAATCTATATGGAAAGAGACCAGAACTACCCTGCAGAGGCAATCGATCGCCTGA